Part of the Bacillus cereus group sp. RP43 genome is shown below.
GATGCGGACCATTAAACAGTTAGCAGGATGTGAACAAATTTCAGGATCATCTGTAGCCATCCATTGTAAGCCACCAGCATTCATCATTTTTTCCATTACTTTTCGGTACTCCCAAACATTTAAGCCTGTTTGTTTTAAATCCCAGTGCCAATAATATTCAGTCGTCAATATAATGTAATCCTCCATATGATCGTCCATCATTGAAACTTCTAATAAGTTTTTTCCGACAGAGCAACCGCGAAAGGCTGGGACAACTTCAATCGCCCCAAGTTCAATTAAGTTTTCAATCTTTCCTTCTGACCATCGCTCGAGCGGATCAGGATACAAGTATGTAACATATCCAACAATCGTTTGGTCATGTCTAGCAATAATGAGACGAGCTTCTGGTAATTTAGAAATTTCGACAATTGCTTTATATTGCTGCTCGGCAGGACGAAACGCAATTAAGTCTGGATGAAATTCATACATTTCTAAGTTATGTGTAGAGACAGGACCTTCAATAATTAAAGTGCCTTTCGCTGTTTTTAAGTTTCTGGCATTATATATTTTTTTATGAATCAATTTATTGCTCACCACCTTGAGGGTTTGTGAATCTATTAATATCGTACTTTATAATATATGCGATGTGAATCGAATTTTGTCATTAAAAATTTGTCTAAAAATCAACAAAAATACTGAAAATTTTAAATAATGTTATTATAATAGATAATAGAATACATAGGAGGGGGATGTAAAGTATGAAAGTGGAAACGCTTCCTGTCATTAAAGGAGAAAATAATTTGCCGAATTATGAAGAGGCATACGCGAATTTTAACTGGGAAGAGGTTAATAAAAATTTTACTTGGAATGAAACTGGCCGAGTAAATATGGCGTATGAGGCAATTGATAAGCATGCGAAATCCGATCGAAAGAATAAAGTAGCACTTTATTATCAAGATGGATCGCGAAAAGAGAAATATACGTTTAAGGAAATGAAGGATTTTTCTAATAAAGCAGGAAATGTCCTGAAAAATTATGGCGATGTTGAAAAAGGCGATCGCGTTTTTATTTTTATGCCGCGTTCCCCAGAATTATATTTCGCACTTCTTGGTGCAGTGAAATTAGGAGCAATTGTTGGACCATTATTTGAAGCATTTATGGAAGGCGCAGTTCGCGATCGTTTGGAAGATAGCGAAGCAAAGGTGTTAATTACAACTCCTGAATTGTTAGAGCGCATACCATTAAATGATTTACCAGCTTTAAAAACAGTCTTTCTTGTTGGAGATAATGCAGAAGAAGGCGGTAAAACTGTAGCGTTCAATCCTTTATTTGAACAAGCTTCAAAAGAATTACATATTGAGTGGTTAGGTCGTGAAGACGGTTTAATTCTTCATTACACATCGGGTTCTACTGGTAAGCCAAAAGGCGTCCTTCATGCTCAAAATGCAATGGTTCAGCACTATCAAACAGCGAAATGGGTATTAGATTTAAAAGAAGATGATGTATATTGGTGTACAGCTGACCCGGGCTGGG
Proteins encoded:
- the acuA gene encoding acetoin utilization protein acetyltransferase AcuA; the encoded protein is MIHKKIYNARNLKTAKGTLIIEGPVSTHNLEMYEFHPDLIAFRPAEQQYKAIVEISKLPEARLIIARHDQTIVGYVTYLYPDPLERWSEGKIENLIELGAIEVVPAFRGCSVGKNLLEVSMMDDHMEDYIILTTEYYWHWDLKQTGLNVWEYRKVMEKMMNAGGLQWMATDDPEICSHPANCLMVRIGKRVDTDSIQAFDRLRFHNRFMY